A single genomic interval of Trachemys scripta elegans isolate TJP31775 chromosome 3, CAS_Tse_1.0, whole genome shotgun sequence harbors:
- the PREPL gene encoding prolyl endopeptidase-like: MHRTVKSFLQTLKFSVGCCRYYFNHNYDLVLALCSQIKPQEFQFTKCLRNSWNNTDSPGHIVPRRFFSCKDLLKSEQENWKVTSARYIDTAERIKKKLEVMYNKYTFSMSSPVIRFGDCVYFEENGCIFRSKGDSDEGSVEVLLSTEDLGFHDAIIQRIRISPDQRYMATSIKSSNSEESRCIVTKFEKLPAVEHIIPNVFSFEWATNDVLFYTSQKNLVCHKVLLATFANRKHAELVYAEQDPRFFVDIYCTKDRRFLTINSNSKTSSEVWLVDCSNPFNSPILVQRRTNGVIYHVEHRNDELYILTTYGEPAEYKLMKTPVGSYGMENWQLVYTLKEKTKLIDLEMFRDHCVMFLKHYGHLYLNVISLVSHSVQSIKLPAWACAFESEPHPEYNASTCYFQLTSPIQPPKRFAYTLVENHLVEQEAPITINCHTLRLEAKSKDEILVPITVFYNTNSKELHRKPLLVHVYGAYGIDLNMSFKAEKLMLIEDGWILAYCHVRGGGELGLSWHKDGCMHNKLKGLHDLKACIMLLHELGFSQPKYTALTGSSAGGVLAGALCNADPDLIRAVVLQAPFLDVLNTMLDTDLPLTIEEQEEWGNPLADEKYMEYIKSYCPYHNIKPQAYPSILITAYENDQRIPLIGLLRYVHKLRKAERDHARSMNKKGNLIPNIILNVQAGGSHCAPLWEDSLNEVTSHLAFLYKEFGLERE; encoded by the exons ATGCATCGGACTGTGAAATCTTTTCTCCAGACTCTGAAGTTCAGTGTTGGTTGCTGCAGATACTACTTTAACCATAACTATGATCTGGTATTAGCTCTTTGCAGTCAAATAAAACCACAAGAATTTCAGTTTACAAAGTGTTTGAGAAATTCATGGAACAACACAGACTCACCAGGGCACATTGTGCCACGGAGATTCTTTTCTTGCAAG GATCTTCTGAAATCAGAGCAGGAGAACTGGAAAGTAACTTCAGCAAGATATATAGATACAGCAGAAAGAATCAAGAAGAAATTAGAAGTAATGTACAACAAGTATACATTCAGCATGAGCAGCCCAGTG ATTAGGTTTGGGGATTGTGTTTACTTTGAAGAAAATGGCTGCATATTTCGCTCAAAAGGAGATAGTG ATGAAGGAAGTGTTGAGGTTTTACTCAGTACTGAAGATCTTGGTTTTCATGATGCGATTATTCAGCGCATCAGAATTTCCCCAGATCAGAGGTATATGGCTACCAGCATAAAAAGCTCAAATTCTGAAGAGTCAAGGTGTATTGTTACGAAATTTGAGAAGTTACCTGCGGTGGAACATATTATCCCAAATGTGTTTAGTTTTG aatgggcTACAAATGATGTTCTGTTCTACACCAGTCAAAAGAACCTTGTATGCCATAAGGTGCTTCTGGCCACTTTTGCTAACAGAAAACATGCTGAGCTAGTTTATGCGGAACAAGATCCAAG attTTTTGTGGATATATATTGCACAAAAGACAGACGTTTTCTCACCATCAACAGTAACAGCAAGACTAGCTCCGAAGTTTGGTTGGTTGACTGTAGCAATCCTTTTAATTCACCTATTCTCGTACAACGGAGAACTAACGGGGTCATTTATCATGTTGAGCACAGAAATGATGAATTATACATTCTTACTACTTATGGAGAGCCTGCGGAATACAAG tTGATGAAGACTCCAGTTGGTTCCTATGGTATGGAGAACTGGCAATTGGTTTACACGTTGAAAGAAAAAACTAAGCTAATAGACTTAGAGATGTTCAGAGATCACTGTGTGATGTTTTTGAAACACTACGGTCATCTTTATTTAAATGTGATTTCTCTTGTTTCTCATTCAGTTCAGTCTATTAAG TTACCTGCATGGGCCTGTGCATTTGAGTCAGAACCCCATCCTGAGTACAATGCCAGCACTTGCTATTTTCAGCTCACCTCCCCAATACAACCCCCTAAACGTTTTGCATATACATTGGTGGAAAATCATCTCGTTGAGCAGGAGGCACCAATTACAATTAATTGCCACACTCTACGGTTAGAAGCTAAGAGCAAG GATGAAATTTTGGTGCCAATTACAGTTTTTTATAATACAAATTCTAAAGAGCTACACAGGAAACCACTTCTGGTTCATGTATATGGAGCTTATGGCATAGATTTGAACATGAGCTTTAAAGCTGAGAAGCTGATGCTAATTGAAGATGGTTGGATATTAGCATATTGCCATGTTAG GGGTGGCGGAGAGTTAGGCCTGAGTTGGCATAAAGATGGATGTATGCATAATAAACTCAAAGGTCTCCACGACCTTAAGGCTTGTATAATGCTCTTGCATGAACTAGGATTTTCTCAGCCAAAGTATACAGCGCTAACAGGTAGCAGTGCAGGAGGAGTTCTTGCAGGAGCTCTGTGCAATGCTGATCCTGATCTCATCAGAGCCGTAGTTTTACAG gccCCTTTCCTAGATGTTCTAAATACAATGTTGGACACTGATCTCCCACTGACAATTGAAGAACAGGAAGAATGGGGAAATCCATTAGCAGATGAAAAGTACATGGAATATATTAAAAGTTACTGCCCTTATCATAATATTAAGCCACAG GCTTATCCTTCAATTTTAATCACAGCATATGAAAATGATCAACGAATACCACTGATAGGATTGTTAAGATATGTTCATAAACTTAGAAAAGCAGAAAGGGATCATGCTAGAAGCATGAATAAGAAAG gaAACCTGATACCTAATATCATCTTAAATGTTCAGGCAGGAGGCAGTCATTGTGCTCCATTGTGGGAGGATTCATTAAATGAG GTTACAAGCCACCTTGCTTTTCTGTACAAAGAATTTGGACTTGAGAGAGAATAA